One window from the genome of Coturnix japonica isolate 7356 chromosome 21, Coturnix japonica 2.1, whole genome shotgun sequence encodes:
- the PPCS gene encoding phosphopantothenate--cysteine ligase, whose amino-acid sequence MAAAKEEAAAAVEERVRVWAAAQVASGRRVALVTSGGTQVPLEARAVRFLENFSSGRRGAVSAERLVSAGYGVCFLHRARSAFPWARVLPPPGPALLDALCITPGPPPAVAASPGALPALLPALRAYRQAAETNALLSIEFTELNEYLALLRATARALAPFGSGVMFYLAAAVSDFYIPASEMPEHKIQSSEGALQITMRMVPKMLSPLVKEWAPEAFVISFKLETDPLILIEKSRQALEKYRHQVVVANILESRRTSVIIVTKDSQTPLSLSEEEIAQGVEIEEKIVSYLQGQHTLFMDKKL is encoded by the exons ATGGCGGCGGCGAAGGAGgaagcggcggcggcggtggaGGAGCGCGTACGGGTTTGGGCGGCGGCTCAGGTGGCGAGCGGGCGGCGGGTGGCGCTGGTGACGTCTGGCGGCACGCAGGTGCCGTTGGAGGCCAGAGCCGTGCGCTTCTTGGAGAACTTCAGCAGCGGGCGGCGCGGCGCGGTGTCGGCCGAGCGCTTAGTGAGCGCCGGGTATGGTGTGTGCTTCCTGCACCGCGCCCGTTCCGCCTTCCCCTGGGCCCGAGTGCtgccgccgcccggccccgcgctgcTGGACGCGCTGTGCATCACCCCGGGGCCGCCCCCCGCTGTGGCCGCCTCCCCCGGCGCTCTGCCCGCTCTGCTGCCCGCACTCCGCGCCTACCGACAGGCCGCGGAAACCAACGCGCTGCTGTCCATCGAGTTCACCGAGCTGAACGAGTACCTGGCGCTGCTCCGAGCCACCGCCCGAGCCCTGGCACCGTTCG GCTCCGGTGTCATGTTTTATCTGGCGGCTGCCGTGTCTGATTTCTACATCCCTGCCTCGGAGATGCCTGAACACAAGATCCAGTCCTCAGAAGGAGCCCTGCAG ATCACCATGAGGATGGTGCCGAAAATGCTGTCTCCTCTCGTCAAAGAATGGGCTCCGGAGGCTTTTGTTATCTCCTTTAAACTGGAGACGGATCCCTTGATCTTGATTGAAAAATCCCGTCAGGCTTTGGAGAAATATCGGCACCAGGTGGTGGTAGCAAATATCCTGGAGTCCCGGAGAACCTCTGTTATCATTGTAACCAAAGACTCGCAGACTCCATTATCTCTTTCTGAGGAGGAAATAGCACAAGGCGTggaaatagaagagaaaatagTGAGTTACCTTCAGGGCCAACACACCTTATTTATGGACAAGAAACTCTGA